A stretch of Ignavibacteria bacterium DNA encodes these proteins:
- a CDS encoding D-tyrosyl-tRNA(Tyr) deacylase: MRALIQRVTSASVSIDSHKINAIEHGILIFLGIRNGDTKEDAEYLAYRCAHIRIFNDANEKMNESVKDVNGEALVISQFTLYGDTRRGHRPSYTDAAPPQFAEELYNYFSVKLGEELGKEKIKTGVFRAMMQIQLVNDGPVTLSIESKDH; the protein is encoded by the coding sequence ATGCGCGCTCTTATACAACGTGTTACCTCAGCAAGCGTTTCCATTGATTCGCACAAAATCAATGCCATTGAACATGGAATATTGATTTTCCTTGGAATAAGAAACGGCGATACGAAGGAAGATGCAGAATATCTTGCTTACCGATGCGCACATATTCGCATCTTCAACGATGCAAACGAAAAAATGAATGAATCAGTGAAAGATGTAAACGGTGAAGCGCTTGTTATTTCTCAGTTCACGTTATATGGTGATACACGGAGAGGTCATCGTCCCAGTTATACGGATGCGGCTCCTCCTCAATTCGCAGAAGAATTATATAACTATTTTTCAGTAAAACTTGGGGAAGAACTCGGAAAAGAAAAAATAAAAACCGGAGTATTTCGCGCAATGATGCAAATTCAACTCGTGAATGACGGACCGGTTACACTTTCTATTGAAAGCAAAGACCATTAG